Proteins encoded within one genomic window of Thunnus maccoyii chromosome 22, fThuMac1.1, whole genome shotgun sequence:
- the LOC121889743 gene encoding RLA class II histocompatibility antigen, DP alpha-1 chain-like, with translation MKMKVMKVMKVWELLLILSCVSADILHEDLFINGCSDSDGEEMYGMEGNEKWYADFKNQRGVDALPDFAGHPSFPGHYENAVTNQQICKSNLEKTRNAVKDISPELDPPSSPIIYKRDNVELGVQNTLICHVTGFFPAPVKVYWTKNGDNVTEGTSINVPFPNKDGSFSQISRLEFIPQQGDIYSCRVTHPALTQPLTRFWDVEVKQPGVGPAVFCGLGLTVGLLGVAAGTFFLIKGNECS, from the exons atgaagatgaaggtgaTGAAGGTTATGAAGGTGTGGGAGctgctcctcatcctctcctGTGTCTCAGCAGACA ttcTACATGAAGATCTTTTTATCAACGGCTGTTCAGACTCTGATGGAGAGGAGATGTATGGAATGGAGGGTAATGAGAAGTGGTACGCAGACTTCAAAAACCAGAGAGGAGTTGATGCTCTGCCCGACTTTGCAGGTCATCCAAGCTTCCCAGGACATTATGAAAATGCTGTGACTAATCAACAGATCTGCAAATCAAACCTGGAGAAGACTCGTAATGCTGTGAAGGACATCTCACCAGAACTCG ATCCTCCTTCTAGTCCCATCATCTACAAAAGGGACAATGTGGAGCTGGGAGTCCAGAACACGCTGATCTGTCATGTGACTGGTTTCTTCCCTGCTCCTGTTAAAGTCTACTGGACCAAGAACGGAGACAACGTGACTGAAGGAACCAGCATCAATGTTCCCTTCCCCAACAAAGACGGTTCCTTCAGCCAGATCTCCAGACTGGAGTTCATCCCTCAGCAGGGAGACATCTACAGCTGTAGAGTGACTCACCCAGCACTGACCCAACCACTGACCAGGTTCTGGG atgTGGAGGTGAAGCAGCCAGGTGTTGGACCTGCAGTGTTTTGTGGACTGGGTCTGACTGTCGGTCTGCTCGGTGTGGCAGCTGGAACCTTCTTCCTCATCAAAGGAAATGAGtgcagctga
- the LOC121889734 gene encoding H-2 class II histocompatibility antigen, E-S beta chain-like: MASSFLSFSLLFITVYTADGFMEYWVNRCEFNSTELKDIRYIASMYYNKLELARFDSSVDRYVGYTEYGVKQAEHWNNGPELTRRRGDRERYCLHNIELWYHYFLTKSVKPYVVLHSVASSSGNHPSMLVCSVYDFYPKQIRVTWLRDGQEVSSDVTSTDEMADTDWYYQIHSHLEYTPRSGEKISCMVEHASLQEPLVTDWDPSLPESERNKIAIGASGLILGLILSLAGFIYYKRKSQGRILVPSN; encoded by the exons ATGGCTTCATCCTTTCTGagcttctccctcctcttcatcactgtcTACACAGCAG ATGGATTTATGGAGTATTGGGTGAATCGCTGTGAGTTTAACTCCACTGAGCTGAAGGACATCCGGTACATCGCGTCTATGTATTACAACAAGTTGGAGCTCGCCAGGTTTGACAGCAGTGTCGACAGGTATGTTGGATACACTGAGTACGGTGTGAAGCAGGCAGAACACTGGAACAACGGTCCAGAGCTGACCAGGAGGAGAGGTGACAGGGAGAGATACTGCCTACACAACATTGAGCTCTGGTACCACTATTTCCTGACTAAATCAG TGAAGCCTTACGTCGTCCTCCACTCGGTGGCGTCCTCTTCTGGTAACCATCCCTCCATGTTGGTCTGCAGCGTCTACGACTTCTACCCCAAACAGATCAGAGTCACATGGCTCAGAGACGGACAGGAAGTCTCCTCTGACGTCACTTCCACCGATGAGATGGCGGACACCGATTGGTACTACCAGATCCACTCCCACCTGGAGTACACGCCCAG gTCTGGAGAGAAGATCTCCTGTATGGTGGAACACGCCAGCCTGCAAGAACCTCTGGTTACTGACTGGG atCCGTCCCTGCCTGAGTCAGAGAGAAACAAGATCGCCATCGGAGCGTCAGGACTGATCCTGGGTCTGATCTTATCTCTGGCTGGATTCATCTACTACAAGAGGAAGTCCCAAG GACGGATTCTGGTCCCCTCTAActga